From the Strix uralensis isolate ZFMK-TIS-50842 chromosome 33, bStrUra1, whole genome shotgun sequence genome, one window contains:
- the TMDD1 gene encoding transmembrane and death domain protein 1 — protein MPRGTQAMLAPVGLILLLLAVGGGCEDTVAASVGRHTMSRIAELLSLSECRRLRRQLVGPDVDLGEQELEQLSEENNPIRRRRRRDLRGPTGCSEVLQSWLETAGEVTTWDRLARGLRQVGRPDVARELGKNLNQDRSLELRKNVEEYGRTMRHHTSSLLLGGRRHGRVRGRRAPDRDLGDLRFERRPPPPYTRSLLGWVGPVILGILGGFLASILFTMATMCSCRWVLGLDAA, from the coding sequence ATGCCGAGGGGCACCCAAGCAATGCTGGCACCCGTAGGACTCATCCTGCTCTTGCTGGCAGTGGGTGGCGGGTGCGAGGACACGGTGGCAGCCAGCGTGGGCCGCCACACCATGAGCCGAATTGCGGAGCTGCTGTCCCTCTCCGAGTGCCGCCGGCTCCGGAGGCAGCTGGTGGGGCCCGACGTGGACCttggggagcaggagctggagcagctctCCGAGGAGAACAACCCcatccgccgccgccgccgccgggaccTCCGTGGCCCCACAGGATGCTCAGAGGTTCTACAGAGCTGGCTGGAGACGGCAGGAGAGGTGACGACCTGGGACCGACTGGCCCGTGGCCTCCGCCAAGTCGGTCGCCCCGACGTCGCCCGGGAGCTGGGGAAAAACCTGAACCAGGACAGGAGCCTGGAGCTGCGGAAGAACGTGGAGGAGTACGGCCGCACCATGCGGCACCAtacctcctccctgctgctggggggcaggcgGCATGGCAGGGTGCGGGGCAGGAGGGCCCCCGACAGGGACCTGGGGGACCTGCGCTTCGAGAGGCGGCCACCCCCCCCGTACACTCGCAGCCTCCTGGGCTGGGTTGGCCCCGTCATCTTGGGCATCCTGGGGGGCTTCCTCGCCTCCATCCTCTTCACCATGGCCACCATGTGCTCCTGCCGCTGGGTGCTGGGATTGGACGCTGCCTGA